Genomic segment of Psychrobacter sanguinis:
CTGGCAACTGCCAAGCGGTATTTTTAACCACACAAGGGGGCTATATGACCCGCCAAAACTTTTGGTATATGATTAAAAAATATGCCAAACAAGCGGGCATTGAAAGCGACTTATCACCGCACACTCTACGCCACGCCTTTGCCACCCATTTACTCAATCATGGGGCTGATTTACGCAGCGTACAGTTACTATTAGGCCATAGTGACTTATCAACCACGCAAATTTATACCCATGTCGCTACCGCTAGACTGCAACAGCTTCATGAGGCGCATCATCCGAGAGGTTAAAAAGTTGAAAGAAATTTATCAGTTTTCTTAAATTGGATTAGGTATAGGCTAACTCAGTTTATTGGCTAAATTCTCACCAAATCATAAACCACAAAGCGAGCAGTAGTCTCAAACGGCTGATGCTCAGTAGAAGCCAATAACGCCTCACGCTTTTCAGCTTTAGCCCGGTAAGAATACGGGGTCATAGTTAATAAATCAGCCAAGGCCTGCTTTTCAAGCACCAAATCTGCCGATACCTTATGCGTTGCCACCTCCTTAAAGTAAGGGGCTAGCTCCTCTAAAAACTTATCCGAATCATGCGGACGCACATCATCAAACAATGCCTCACGCATACTTTGCAAATGCCCCGCATCTGGCTTGGCAATAATTAGACGCCCCTCCGACTTTAATACTCGAGCAAATTCTTCGGGCAATATCGGACTAAAAATAGTGCTAATGCCATCAATACTCTTGTCTACTAAGGGTAAGTGCGAGGCGCTGGCCACCATAGGATAAATGGCGGTATTTTTGGCCGTCGATTTATCTGCTTTAAGCTGATACCAAAGCTGCTGGTCTTGTTTTGCTACTCTCGCGGTTGTGGCGACCGCCGGCTTACTGATATCCAGTGCGATTAAACAAGGATGATCGGTATCTATTTTCGCTAGAGCCTCAGCTATAGCACCCGTGTAATAGCCCTCTCCACAGCCCACATCCAGCCAAGTTTGCGCATTTAAATGATATTGAACTGATTCTGCTGATTGCCCTGACTTTACTTGAATCAAACTGGCAATTAGCTGCTGTAACGGCTGATAAAAGCTTTGGTTTAAAAAACGATGGCGGGCATCGATAGACGCTTGGCTGTCCCCCGGCTCTTTAGACTTTTTGTTTTGTACCGGTAATAAATTAACATAGCCTTGGCGCGCCACATCAAAAGGGTGCTTAGTCTCTTTATCGTTCAAACTGCCGTCGCATAGCCAAGTTTTAGCGTCGACAATGAGCGGGGACTGACAGTAAGGACAGACAAAATGCGGTTGATCAAATGCTAAAGGTTGAAAGGTCATAAGTCAAAAATCCTATTGCCAAGCCTAAAATTTAACGATATCAAACTTAAAGTAAAACGGGTGCCAATATGACACCCGTTACTAAATATTGATTATTGAATTGTCGATAGTATCGTACAGTAATTAAACTGCTGTATTAACGCAGCTTTAAGGTCATTAGTCCTAGCACTACCAGCAAAATAGCAATAATCCAAAAGCGCACCACAACTTGGGTCTCTTTCCAGCCCAGCTCTTCAAAGTGATGATGCAACGGTGCCATTAATAACACGCGTTTCTTACGTAGCTTAAATGAGCCCACTTGTAAGATGACTGATACAGCTTCTGCCACAAATAAACCACCCATAATGGCAAAAGCAATTTCTTGACGGGTCATTACCGCGATAGTACCCAACATCGCCCCCAGTGCCAAAGCACCAACGTCGCCCATAAATACTTGTGCTGGATGCGCGTTGTACCATAAAAAGCCCAAACCAGAGCCAATCATGGCAGCACAGACAATGGTCACCTCAGAGTTATAAGCAATATAGGGTACATGCAAATAGTCGGCAAAGCGTACATCACCTGATACATAAGAAAAGACACCGAGACCGGCGGCAACGAATACTACTGGCAAAATGGCCAAGCCGTCTAGACCATCGGTGAGGTTCACCGCATTAGACGAGCCATTAATGACAAAGTAGGTGAAAATAATAAATGCCAAACCAAAAGGTACCGCTGAGAAAGGGATAACCCAATCTTTAAATAGAGGTATCAATAAATCCACCATAGCCTTGGTACTGGCGGGGTCAGGTTGCTGACTGGCGATATAATACAGGGAACTACCCACAAACAAAGCGCCCACTGATAACCAAAAATACTTTTTGCGAGCGATTAAACCTTTGGGGTTTTTATATTTAATCTTAAGCCAGTCATCTGCCCAACCTACTGCCCCAAAAATAACCATCACCACCATTAAAATCCAAACATAAGGGTTGGTTAAATTGGCCCAACACAATGTTGAGAAACCAATTGAGGTTAAAATAAGTACCCCACCCATGGTTGGTGTACCGGTTTTTGCTAAGTGGGTTTTAGGACCATCATCACGTACCGCTTGGTCATATTTGACACTGCGAAGATAAGCGATAGTACGTGGGCCGAGGATAATACTAAAGGCGAGTGAGGTAATGACAGTGAGCAGTGCCCGTAGAGTTAAAGATGACACCGCTGAAAACGGTGAATAGAATTGACTCAACCAACTGTCAAACAACCAATATAACACCGCCTACTCCTCATGAATTTTTAAAAAATTTTGTATATTTAACAATAAATAGCAATGAAAATAAAATTTAAAATAAGACAGCATTGCCACAACTGAAGCTGTGACACTGAATATGAAATTTGTTTTTAAGCCTCAAAAAGGCCAAATCAGTCGAATTATCGCAAAAATACGGGATAAAAACAGGATTAAAGCAACTTTTCACCAAAAACGCACATTGTTAATGCATCTTTAGAAAGTAAATCAATCCGTATTTTTGCTTAAATCATCGATTAAGGTTTCCATAGTCGTGCTGCGTGACCCTTTGAATAATAGGGTACAAACCTGTTGGCTTTCGGTCTTTTGGGCCAATACTGCTTGAAGCTTAGGAAATAATTCTGCTTTAGTATCAAAAGCATACGCCTGCTGCATACCTTGATTGCGAGCGCCGGCGACAGTATCCGCAGCAAATTCGCCTGCACACAGCAGCAAATCAATTGCTTTATTTGCAATCGCTTGCCCGAGTTTGTAATGCTCTTCACTAGAGGCATCACCAAGCTCACCAATATCGCCAAGTACCAATACTTTATAGCCTGCTTGAGCGGCCAAGACATCGGCGGCAGCTCGCATAGAGTTTGGATTGGCATTATAGGTATCATCGATAATGTGGTGCATGCCTAAGGTCTGTCTTCCCAAGCGGCCTTTGCTAGAGGTGGCTTGATTCAGGCCTGCTGCGATAACTTCAGGAGCGATGCCAGCGGCATAAGCACAGGCAGCTGCTGCTAAAGCATTGCTCACATTATGCTCGCCTGACATAGGTAGCGTAATGTCTACCACAGAGGTTTGTGAATCTAGGTCAAAATGTAATTTAAAACAGCTTTGTAGCGCAGTGGTCTGCACCTCAGTGGCGTAAACTTGAGGCTGGCTTGAGTCAGCCTTATCACTGTTATGTTGTAAATGCTGCCAACCATAATGAATCACATTGGGTGTGTGCTGTTTAGCGACCGCGGTTAATTGCTGCGTATAATCGTCATCAAACGGCACCACCGCAGTGCTAGATTCTGTCAACGACTGATAAATCTCTGCCTTGGTTTTGGCAATATTGTCACGACCGCCAAATTCCCCAAGATGCGCCGTTCCGATGTTTAAGATACAGGCCACATCTGGCTTGACCATAGCCGTGGTATAAGCAATCTCACCCACATGGTTTGCGCCTAACTCTAAGACCGCATAACGGTGTTGTTGCTCTAATTCAAGCAGCATCATGGGTACGCCAAAGTCATTATTTAGATTACCGCGTGTCACTAGAGTGGTGCTTTGCTGAGCGGCATTGGCTGTTTCTACTTGGGTAAAGATATGACGCAGCATCTCTTTGACAGTGGTTTTGCCACTTGATCCGGTTAAGGCAATTACCTTTAGATTAGGATGCTGCTGACGACGATAGGCGGCAATTTGACCGAAAGCCAAACGAGTGTCGTCTACCTTAAGTTGCGGTACGGGTAATGCTTCAATAGGTTGGCTAACAATGGCAGCAATAGCGCCCTTCTCAACAGCGGCAGTCACAAAATTGTGCCCATCAAAGTTCTCGCCAACAATGGCTAAGAAGATGTCACCGGCCTGTATTTTACGGGTATCAGTAATGATACGAGTGGCATTGAGCGTTGTTTTGTTTTGAGCATCTAAGCCAATCCATTGACTGTCAAGCTGAGCCGTTGCTGCCTGAAGATGCTCAGGCGTCCAGTTGAATAATCCGCTAGTTTGGGCTGAGTCTGTGTTTGATTGGCTCATTACTGTGTCTCATCTGAATTAAAAGTTATTTATATCGCTAACCGTATGCTATTAACCAAAGAATAATTGGCCAAGCCAACCGAGGTTAACGTTTGTTAGCCTCGATTAAGGCGTGTTGCAGCACTTCTCTATCATCAAAGTCATGACGTACACCTTTGATTTCTTGATAGGTCTCATGACCTTTGCCCGCGATGACCACGATATCTTGCGAACCGGCATGCTCTACCGCGTATTGAATCGCCTGTTTGCGGTCGGCAATGACTTTGGTTTTCTGATGCTGCTCGTCACTCATGCCCTGCTGCATGTCCTCTAAGATCTGTTCGGGGTCTTCACTGCGTGGATTGTCAGAGGTCAATACCACTTTATCGGCCACAGCCAAACCTGCCTGTGCCATCAGAGGACGCTTACCTTTGTCTCTGTCACCACCGCAGCCGAAGATGGCCCAAAGATTGCCACTACAATGTGATTTTAAACTGGTCAATACTTGAGTTAAGGCATCTGGCGTATGGGCATAATCGACGATGAATACGCCCTGCTCCGAGTCTGCGTCTTGGTCCTCAATGCTAACCCGTTGCATACGTCCACTAGCCCCTTGCAATTTAGTCACTAAAGCAGGCAGGTCTTCAAGCTCGATACCCAACGCCATTGCTCCTGCGACTGCTGCCAACAGGTTGGCCACATTAAAGCGTCCCAATAGCGGACTGTGTAAGGTTAATGAGCCAAAGCTGGTTTCGACTTCAATTTTGACACCTTCCAAGCTGGGCTCAATCTTGTTCGCCACAAAGTAGGCATCATTGGCTATCTCGTTAATAGTTCCTTGTTCTGACGCTAAGCTATATAACCAGACTTTAACCCCTGAACGGCGAGCAGTCTCTGCCATCAATGAAGCAAATTCATCATCGGCATTAATCACAGCGTGGGTCAATTGTGGGAAATAGGCAGTATCAAATAAACGGGCTTTGGCACGGGCGTAATCTTCCATATCGGGGTGATAGTCGAGGTGATCACGGCTTAAATTGGTGTAAACAGCAACGGTCACTGGCACAGCTTGTAGACGCTGCTGGTCTAAACCGTGTGAACTGGCTTCTAAGGCCAAGATACTGACACCTTCATCGTGCATCTTTCGCAAAAAGCGTTGTACCGCTAAGGCATCGCCCGTGGTATGACTGGCTTGTACTAAACTGTCTAGACGACCATTACCTGCAGTGCCCATGACAGCGCTGTTTTGTAGCTGAGCGACGTTTGAAAATTGACAAAGTTGGGCAATCAATTGGCTGATAGTGGTCTTACCATTGGTACCCGTTACCGCAATGACTTGCGGCAGCTGCTGTTGTAAATCTGAACTCTGGGTAAGACTCGATAAAGAAGCAGAAGGCAATAAGCTGATTTGAATCAAGCTGCCCAAAATATCACGTAGATTGGCAACAAATATAATAGGACACGCATACTCAGCGGTTTGGGTGCTAGATGCTAAGTATTGAGGCTCAATCTCAGTAAGGATAAAAGCCGCTTTTTCAGCGGCTACTTGGGCATATTGTTGGCTTTTTTCGATAGGTTGAGTATGACTTTTTAATAACACGAACGCAGCAGGTGCAGCGACAGATGGAGCATTATTTACCTCATTGTCCAGTTGACGGCTGTCCAATACAAATTTGGAAAACGCTATATCAATGCCCGGCTGAGATAAAATTTGCTGCAAAGTCTGAGACTGTTCAGGTAAGACTTTTAAAGCAGTTTCAACCACTTGGCGTAAGGTTAATGCTGAAGCCTCGTTGTCTGTCGATGCTAATTGATTCGCTGTCATTCTGCTAGCCTTGTTAGATGCATTCAGCCATTTAGCTAGCCACTATTAACTTTTCAGTTAGCGTAGTTATCGGTAAATGTAGTTACCGGTAAAGACGTCATTAATTGAAGCGTTAAGCAATTAACTAGCTAAGCGGCTATCCATGCTTATTGTTGATTAAATTATTCAGTTTTCAACGGTTTATCTAAGGGTACGTTATAAAGACGCAATGCTTCTTGCATCACGTTTTTAAATACGGGCGCTGCCACAATACCGGCGTAGTAAGTCTTTCTAGGATCTTCGACCAAGATGACCGTTACCAAACGTGGATTGGATGCAGGCGCGATACCGGCAAACACCGTACGGTATTGATCAGTGTAGTAACCCCCTTTCGGATTTACTCGGCGTGAAGTACCCGTTTTACCGGCAATACGATAACCATCGATGGCGGCGGCAGTCGCTGTACCCCCTGGCTGAGTAACGGTTTCCATCATTTTAACCACAGACATGGCATGTTTTTCATCCAACACCCGTGTGCCTACTGGTCTTTGCTTTTGTTTTTCTAAGGTTAAGGGGTGTAATACACCTCCTGAGCCTAGTGCGGCATAAGCCTGAGCAATCTGAGCCAAAGTCACTTGCAAACCATAACCGTAACTTACTGTGGCACGGCGAGAGGTTTCAATTTCCTTAGGCGTTGGAATAATACCGGCCTGCTCTCCTGGGAAGTTCAGTGCGGTCTTTTTGCCAAAACCGAATTCTTTTTGCACATTGGTAATGCCATCAGGTGGTAGAGACAATGCAATCTTAGTAGAGGCCACGTTACTTGATTTTTGAATCAAAGTAGACATGGTAATTGTGCCCAAGTTATTGTGATCTCGAATGGTATAGCCTCTTACTCTGATTGATCCTGGGCTG
This window contains:
- a CDS encoding putative RNA methyltransferase, producing the protein MTFQPLAFDQPHFVCPYCQSPLIVDAKTWLCDGSLNDKETKHPFDVARQGYVNLLPVQNKKSKEPGDSQASIDARHRFLNQSFYQPLQQLIASLIQVKSGQSAESVQYHLNAQTWLDVGCGEGYYTGAIAEALAKIDTDHPCLIALDISKPAVATTARVAKQDQQLWYQLKADKSTAKNTAIYPMVASASHLPLVDKSIDGISTIFSPILPEEFARVLKSEGRLIIAKPDAGHLQSMREALFDDVRPHDSDKFLEELAPYFKEVATHKVSADLVLEKQALADLLTMTPYSYRAKAEKREALLASTEHQPFETTARFVVYDLVRI
- the mraY gene encoding phospho-N-acetylmuramoyl-pentapeptide-transferase, with the protein product MLYWLFDSWLSQFYSPFSAVSSLTLRALLTVITSLAFSIILGPRTIAYLRSVKYDQAVRDDGPKTHLAKTGTPTMGGVLILTSIGFSTLCWANLTNPYVWILMVVMVIFGAVGWADDWLKIKYKNPKGLIARKKYFWLSVGALFVGSSLYYIASQQPDPASTKAMVDLLIPLFKDWVIPFSAVPFGLAFIIFTYFVINGSSNAVNLTDGLDGLAILPVVFVAAGLGVFSYVSGDVRFADYLHVPYIAYNSEVTIVCAAMIGSGLGFLWYNAHPAQVFMGDVGALALGAMLGTIAVMTRQEIAFAIMGGLFVAEAVSVILQVGSFKLRKKRVLLMAPLHHHFEELGWKETQVVVRFWIIAILLVVLGLMTLKLR
- a CDS encoding UDP-N-acetylmuramoyl-tripeptide--D-alanyl-D-alanine ligase gives rise to the protein MSQSNTDSAQTSGLFNWTPEHLQAATAQLDSQWIGLDAQNKTTLNATRIITDTRKIQAGDIFLAIVGENFDGHNFVTAAVEKGAIAAIVSQPIEALPVPQLKVDDTRLAFGQIAAYRRQQHPNLKVIALTGSSGKTTVKEMLRHIFTQVETANAAQQSTTLVTRGNLNNDFGVPMMLLELEQQHRYAVLELGANHVGEIAYTTAMVKPDVACILNIGTAHLGEFGGRDNIAKTKAEIYQSLTESSTAVVPFDDDYTQQLTAVAKQHTPNVIHYGWQHLQHNSDKADSSQPQVYATEVQTTALQSCFKLHFDLDSQTSVVDITLPMSGEHNVSNALAAAACAYAAGIAPEVIAAGLNQATSSKGRLGRQTLGMHHIIDDTYNANPNSMRAAADVLAAQAGYKVLVLGDIGELGDASSEEHYKLGQAIANKAIDLLLCAGEFAADTVAGARNQGMQQAYAFDTKAELFPKLQAVLAQKTESQQVCTLLFKGSRSTTMETLIDDLSKNTD
- a CDS encoding UDP-N-acetylmuramoyl-L-alanyl-D-glutamate--2,6-diaminopimelate ligase, whose amino-acid sequence is MTANQLASTDNEASALTLRQVVETALKVLPEQSQTLQQILSQPGIDIAFSKFVLDSRQLDNEVNNAPSVAAPAAFVLLKSHTQPIEKSQQYAQVAAEKAAFILTEIEPQYLASSTQTAEYACPIIFVANLRDILGSLIQISLLPSASLSSLTQSSDLQQQLPQVIAVTGTNGKTTISQLIAQLCQFSNVAQLQNSAVMGTAGNGRLDSLVQASHTTGDALAVQRFLRKMHDEGVSILALEASSHGLDQQRLQAVPVTVAVYTNLSRDHLDYHPDMEDYARAKARLFDTAYFPQLTHAVINADDEFASLMAETARRSGVKVWLYSLASEQGTINEIANDAYFVANKIEPSLEGVKIEVETSFGSLTLHSPLLGRFNVANLLAAVAGAMALGIELEDLPALVTKLQGASGRMQRVSIEDQDADSEQGVFIVDYAHTPDALTQVLTSLKSHCSGNLWAIFGCGGDRDKGKRPLMAQAGLAVADKVVLTSDNPRSEDPEQILEDMQQGMSDEQHQKTKVIADRKQAIQYAVEHAGSQDIVVIAGKGHETYQEIKGVRHDFDDREVLQHALIEANKR